From Selenomonas sp. AB3002, one genomic window encodes:
- a CDS encoding MBL fold metallo-hydrolase — translation MQVVVLASGSKGNAVMVEMDEVKILIDAGISATRIRKGLASFGIEPEELSGILITHEHRDHIAGLTTLSKWYHLPIFARRGTLAALSCAVTVPRELLHPVAGDFVLEGLKVESFATSHDAAESVGWRIGGSEQFVLATDLGFVTSNVQQALEGADILVLEANYDPDMLQDGSYPWPLKRRIMSNRGHLANADAAWALARLKDRPGQVVLAHLSEENNRPEMVEETVRKILHRQGIDLPLSVARQTEPLVLSTENVMYQCS, via the coding sequence ATGCAGGTAGTGGTGCTGGCCAGCGGCAGCAAAGGCAATGCGGTGATGGTGGAAATGGATGAGGTGAAGATCCTCATAGACGCCGGCATCAGCGCCACCCGCATCAGGAAGGGGCTGGCCTCCTTTGGCATCGAGCCTGAGGAACTTTCCGGCATTCTCATCACCCATGAACACCGTGACCATATAGCAGGGCTTACCACCCTGAGCAAGTGGTATCACTTGCCCATCTTTGCGCGGCGGGGCACCCTCGCCGCCCTTTCCTGTGCTGTAACGGTGCCCCGGGAGCTCCTGCATCCCGTGGCAGGGGATTTCGTTCTTGAGGGGCTGAAGGTAGAGAGCTTTGCCACTTCCCATGATGCGGCTGAATCTGTGGGCTGGCGCATAGGCGGTTCGGAGCAGTTTGTGCTGGCCACGGATTTGGGCTTTGTCACCAGCAATGTCCAGCAGGCGCTGGAGGGGGCGGATATCCTTGTGCTGGAGGCTAACTACGATCCCGATATGCTGCAGGATGGCTCCTATCCCTGGCCTCTCAAGCGGAGAATCATGTCCAACCGCGGGCATCTTGCCAATGCTGATGCTGCCTGGGCCCTGGCCAGATTGAAGGATCGCCCGGGACAAGTGGTGCTGGCTCATCTTTCTGAGGAAAATAACAGGCCGGAAATGGTGGAGGAAACCGTGAGGAAAATCCTGCACCGCCAGGGCATCGACCTGCCCCTCTCTGTAGCCAGACAGACAGAGCCCCTGGTTCTGAGCACGGAGAATGTAATGTATCAGTGTTCTTAA
- a CDS encoding HAD family phosphatase codes for MSEKKLQAFIFDMDGVIIDSEPVHSRVKMDTFRHFGLDFDEARLKDYMGGTSGLIFRDVVAESGRTDITPEMLTDYKHEHYLEVLKSGGIGPVAGTRELIRALHEAGVPLGLATSSHPPVMNTILDSFDIRKYFTSVISGGELPESKPNPAIYLISAERLGAAPESCCVLEDTANGILAAKRAGMYCIAFHNPNSGEQDLSLADRVVESIEEIKVPELLAQFAT; via the coding sequence TTGAGTGAAAAGAAACTGCAAGCCTTTATTTTCGACATGGATGGGGTCATTATCGACAGCGAGCCTGTTCACAGCAGGGTGAAGATGGACACTTTCCGCCATTTTGGGCTGGATTTTGACGAGGCCCGGCTGAAGGATTATATGGGGGGCACCAGTGGCCTGATTTTCCGTGATGTGGTGGCAGAGAGCGGCCGCACGGACATTACTCCGGAAATGCTGACTGATTACAAGCATGAGCATTATCTTGAGGTGCTGAAAAGCGGCGGCATTGGACCAGTGGCCGGCACCAGGGAACTGATCCGCGCCCTGCACGAGGCGGGCGTGCCGCTGGGGCTGGCCACCTCCTCACACCCTCCGGTGATGAATACGATACTGGATAGTTTTGACATCAGGAAGTATTTCACTTCCGTCATCTCCGGGGGAGAATTGCCGGAGAGCAAGCCCAATCCCGCCATCTATCTGATTTCGGCAGAGCGGCTGGGAGCAGCGCCTGAAAGCTGCTGCGTGCTGGAAGATACGGCCAACGGCATCCTGGCTGCCAAGCGGGCGGGAATGTACTGCATCGCCTTCCACAATCCCAATTCCGGGGAGCAGGATTTGAGCCTTGCCGACCGGGTGGTGGAGAGCATAGAGGAGATAAAGGTGCCGGAGCTTCTGGCGCAGTTTGCAACTTGA
- a CDS encoding EAL domain-containing protein, whose translation MDNKPVMLIVDDVNINRTVLAQFFHDEFRIVEAEDGKEALKMLEQEAAHIVLVDLMMPVMGGLEFMGVLKSNDQYKGVPVVAMTTNGDQDGQTWAVELGAADFITKPFNPAIVRSRIKNVMGSSENEWRRVAQLAADKQLAEVASYVDNDSLTGLYNREAFYRKASRLIRDNVDVKYEIIYLDVYCFKVINDLFTMETGNLVLKTAAYYFNVLTSSGGLCGRVESDHFVLCVPKGQVRIEHLLEGIDSTMVSLGISHNIVFYAGIYEVENTYMAVDQMCDRARLAMNTVKGSYLHRYAYYDEKLKQLMLEEQMIVRDMEFALQERQFSIYLQPVYNAETGKIVSAEALVRWQHPSQGLISPGRFIPVFERNGFIVRLDRYVWEMVCDFMAELRDATGLLLPVSVNVSRLNLYNLDLLDFLMGLIRKHNLSPEYLHLEITEEAYTQDSYQLIEEVELFRQNGFKVSLDDFGKGYSPLSMLKELPVDTLKLDMGFARRGAQAARGARIMGGLVETAKDLGLRVVVEGVETKEDLEFVTGMGANLIQGYYYAKPMPRENFVELCTKDFLGTDKI comes from the coding sequence ATGGACAATAAACCGGTAATGCTCATTGTTGATGATGTGAATATCAACCGTACCGTGCTGGCCCAGTTCTTTCACGATGAATTCCGCATTGTAGAGGCGGAGGATGGCAAGGAAGCCTTGAAGATGCTGGAGCAGGAGGCGGCCCATATTGTCCTGGTGGATTTGATGATGCCGGTGATGGGCGGCCTGGAGTTCATGGGCGTGCTCAAGAGCAATGACCAGTATAAGGGAGTGCCCGTGGTGGCCATGACCACCAACGGCGACCAGGATGGCCAGACCTGGGCGGTGGAGCTGGGGGCGGCTGATTTTATCACCAAGCCTTTCAACCCCGCTATTGTCAGGAGCCGCATCAAGAATGTCATGGGCTCATCGGAGAACGAGTGGCGCCGGGTGGCCCAGCTGGCGGCAGACAAGCAGCTGGCTGAGGTGGCAAGTTATGTGGACAATGACAGTCTCACGGGGCTTTACAACAGGGAAGCTTTCTACAGGAAGGCCTCCCGCCTTATCAGGGACAATGTTGATGTCAAGTATGAGATCATCTATCTGGATGTGTACTGCTTCAAGGTCATCAATGATCTGTTCACCATGGAGACGGGCAATCTGGTCCTGAAGACAGCTGCTTACTATTTCAATGTGCTTACTAGCAGCGGAGGTCTCTGCGGCCGGGTGGAGTCTGACCACTTCGTGCTCTGCGTGCCCAAGGGGCAGGTGCGTATTGAGCATTTGCTGGAAGGCATTGACAGTACAATGGTGTCATTGGGCATCAGTCACAATATCGTCTTCTATGCGGGCATCTATGAGGTGGAAAACACCTATATGGCAGTGGACCAGATGTGCGACAGGGCACGCCTGGCCATGAATACGGTGAAGGGCAGCTACCTGCACCGCTATGCCTATTATGACGAAAAGCTCAAGCAGCTCATGCTGGAAGAGCAGATGATTGTGCGGGATATGGAGTTTGCCCTGCAGGAAAGGCAGTTCAGTATTTACCTCCAGCCTGTGTACAATGCTGAAACAGGGAAAATCGTCAGCGCCGAAGCGCTGGTGCGCTGGCAGCACCCCTCCCAGGGGCTGATTTCCCCGGGCAGGTTCATTCCTGTCTTTGAACGCAATGGCTTTATCGTGCGCCTGGACCGCTATGTCTGGGAAATGGTCTGCGATTTCATGGCTGAGCTCAGGGATGCTACGGGGCTTTTGCTGCCGGTTTCCGTCAACGTTTCCCGGCTGAATCTCTACAATCTTGATTTGCTGGACTTCCTGATGGGACTTATCAGGAAGCACAATCTTTCCCCTGAGTACCTGCATCTGGAAATTACGGAGGAGGCCTATACCCAGGATTCCTATCAGCTCATAGAGGAAGTGGAGCTTTTCCGCCAGAACGGCTTCAAGGTTTCCCTGGATGATTTTGGCAAGGGCTATTCTCCTCTCAGTATGCTGAAGGAATTGCCGGTGGACACGCTGAAGCTGGACATGGGCTTTGCCAGGCGGGGAGCGCAGGCTGCCCGCGGCGCACGCATCATGGGCGGCCTGGTGGAAACGGCGAAGGACCTGGGGCTGAGGGTGGTAGTTGAAGGGGTGGAAACGAAGGAGGACCTGGAATTTGTCACCGGCATGGGGGCAAACCTCATCCAGGGATATTATTACGCCAAGCCCATGCCCCGGGAAAATTTTGTGGAGCTCTGCACCAAGGATTTCCTGGGAACAGATAAAATCTAG
- a CDS encoding phospholipase D-like domain-containing anti-phage protein — MTACKGEGFIRRYSSRCSKLDAAFLTVKLQNARSYDRIAGYFSSSILEVAGEALESVNGKVRVVCNAAVEACDVETASAAMNAQHREWCATDPEKRYGANPQRLEKLYNLLKIGRLEVKVIPNDVFGLIHGKAGVITLADGSQTSFLGSVNETYSAWKLNYELMWEDSSPEAVEWVQAEFDYFWHHPKAMPLADFVVEDIKRIAHRKILGGVEDWRKAPEPAEVAVESAVYRRELGLWEHQKAFISQVFHDHKKQGARYVLADQVGLGKTVQLAMSAQLMALYGDKPILILVPKTLMRQWQDEMLTLLGLPSAVWLGKNWQDENGISYPEGDICKCPRRIGIVSQGIITNGRTELKEKLLNQHYECVIVDEAHRARRSNLGEGKEEEKPVSNNLQAFLLAISPNAKSMLLATATPVQMYPIEAWDLLNILSQKDDGVLGNRFSNWRTKRKMALDLVTGKKSMKFTGDNIYQMVEWLRNPLPPAEEDKISFGQLRRELHMQDEKFVASAENFRELMASHRNFDRVKRVLQADFMTQHNPFIRHIVRRTREFLERNGQLPRIEVVLYGESDAEALPLYGYLKQAYELAEEFCQSLGQRVRGGGFIKTMLLKRMGSTMLAGKLTAEKMLQWNEEEPELLIADEEDYEESEFQLILMPTIKESKGMTILPEERQILQNLVKLLSEHIADDPKYENMLSYLTGNGFADLGCIIFSQYFDSINWVAERLSKEPQFAQETIGLYAGSNKSGVYKNGIFRKVSKDDIKQMVRRHEIKILTGTDAASEGLNLQTLGSLINLDLPWNPTRLEQRKGRIQRIGQAHEKVHIYNMRYKGSVEDRVHALLSKRLKEISSMFGQLPDVLEDVWIKVAMDDIEQAKKIIDNIPKKHPFELRYEKQTTEHVDWESCAVVLDDEERRRFLMKGWK, encoded by the coding sequence ATGACGGCGTGTAAAGGGGAAGGCTTCATTAGGCGCTATTCTTCCCGCTGTTCAAAGCTGGATGCTGCCTTTTTGACGGTCAAGCTGCAAAATGCCAGAAGCTATGACCGTATTGCGGGCTACTTTAGTTCGTCGATTCTGGAAGTGGCCGGAGAAGCCTTGGAAAGCGTGAACGGCAAAGTGCGGGTGGTATGCAATGCTGCGGTGGAAGCCTGTGATGTGGAAACTGCTAGTGCTGCTATGAATGCCCAGCACAGGGAATGGTGCGCTACTGACCCGGAAAAGAGATATGGCGCGAATCCGCAAAGATTGGAAAAGCTCTATAATCTGCTCAAAATCGGCAGGCTGGAGGTCAAGGTTATCCCCAATGATGTTTTTGGCTTGATTCATGGCAAGGCCGGGGTGATAACTTTGGCTGATGGTAGCCAGACGTCTTTCCTGGGTAGTGTAAATGAAACTTATTCCGCCTGGAAGTTGAACTACGAGCTTATGTGGGAGGACAGCTCCCCGGAGGCTGTGGAGTGGGTGCAGGCGGAATTTGATTACTTCTGGCACCACCCTAAGGCCATGCCGTTGGCGGATTTTGTGGTGGAAGATATCAAGCGTATTGCCCACAGGAAAATCTTAGGCGGTGTGGAAGACTGGCGCAAGGCCCCGGAACCTGCCGAGGTGGCGGTGGAGTCGGCTGTCTATCGCCGGGAATTGGGATTGTGGGAGCATCAGAAGGCATTTATCAGTCAGGTGTTCCATGACCACAAGAAGCAGGGGGCACGCTATGTACTGGCTGACCAGGTAGGTCTGGGGAAAACCGTACAGCTGGCCATGAGTGCACAGCTGATGGCCCTTTATGGAGATAAACCGATTTTGATTCTCGTACCCAAGACACTGATGCGCCAATGGCAGGATGAAATGCTGACACTGCTGGGGCTGCCTTCAGCCGTTTGGTTGGGGAAGAACTGGCAGGATGAAAACGGCATAAGCTATCCTGAAGGAGATATATGCAAATGCCCCCGTCGTATCGGCATTGTCTCGCAAGGCATCATCACCAATGGGCGGACTGAACTGAAAGAAAAGCTGCTCAACCAGCATTATGAGTGTGTGATTGTGGACGAGGCCCACAGGGCAAGACGGTCAAATCTGGGGGAGGGCAAAGAAGAGGAAAAACCTGTCAGCAACAATCTGCAAGCCTTTTTGCTTGCTATTTCTCCTAATGCCAAGAGTATGCTGTTGGCCACTGCTACCCCGGTGCAGATGTATCCCATTGAGGCGTGGGATTTGTTGAATATATTGTCCCAGAAGGATGACGGCGTATTGGGGAACCGCTTCAGCAACTGGCGTACCAAAAGAAAAATGGCGTTAGATTTGGTTACGGGCAAGAAGAGCATGAAATTTACAGGGGACAATATTTACCAGATGGTTGAATGGCTGCGTAATCCTTTGCCCCCAGCGGAGGAAGATAAGATTTCCTTTGGCCAGCTTCGCAGGGAGCTACATATGCAGGATGAGAAGTTTGTAGCAAGCGCTGAGAATTTCAGAGAGCTTATGGCAAGCCACCGTAACTTTGACCGGGTGAAGCGAGTGTTGCAGGCGGATTTTATGACACAGCACAATCCTTTCATACGTCACATTGTCCGCCGCACCAGGGAATTTTTGGAACGGAATGGCCAATTGCCACGCATTGAAGTGGTACTGTATGGGGAAAGTGATGCCGAAGCCTTGCCATTGTATGGTTATCTTAAGCAGGCGTACGAACTGGCAGAAGAATTTTGCCAGTCTCTGGGGCAGCGTGTCAGAGGGGGCGGCTTCATCAAGACTATGCTTTTGAAGCGCATGGGAAGTACGATGCTGGCAGGCAAGTTAACCGCTGAAAAAATGCTCCAATGGAATGAGGAAGAGCCGGAGCTGCTTATCGCTGATGAAGAGGATTATGAGGAATCTGAGTTTCAATTGATTCTTATGCCAACCATTAAAGAGAGCAAGGGGATGACCATACTTCCTGAGGAACGGCAGATCCTGCAGAATTTGGTGAAATTGTTGTCTGAGCATATAGCAGATGATCCTAAGTATGAGAATATGTTGTCATATTTGACAGGGAATGGCTTTGCAGACCTTGGCTGCATTATTTTTTCCCAGTATTTTGATTCCATCAATTGGGTGGCAGAAAGACTTTCTAAGGAACCGCAGTTTGCTCAAGAAACCATAGGCCTTTATGCGGGCAGCAACAAGTCCGGTGTCTATAAGAACGGTATTTTCCGCAAGGTAAGCAAAGACGATATCAAACAGATGGTGCGCCGTCATGAAATCAAAATCCTCACTGGCACTGATGCTGCTTCTGAAGGATTGAACCTGCAAACTTTGGGAAGCCTCATAAATCTGGACTTGCCATGGAACCCCACCCGTCTGGAACAGCGCAAAGGCCGTATCCAGCGTATCGGTCAAGCGCATGAGAAGGTGCATATATACAATATGCGTTACAAAGGCTCTGTAGAAGATCGTGTTCACGCATTGCTGTCTAAGAGGCTGAAGGAAATCAGCAGTATGTTCGGTCAGTTGCCGGATGTGCTTGAGGATGTATGGATAAAGGTGGCCATGGATGATATAGAGCAAGCTAAGAAAATCATAGATAACATCCCCAAAAAGCATCCCTTTGAACTGCGGTATGAAAAGCAGACCACTGAGCACGTTGACTGGGAAAGTTGCGCGGTGGTTCTGGACGATGAGGAAAGACGGCGGTTTTTAATGAAGGGGTGGAAGTAG
- a CDS encoding anti-phage-associated DUF1156 domain-containing protein, with the protein MKQQSFIEAQFPVSKVSKESYKERKANLGQTLTGLGKWWGRKPLVLVRAAILAALLPATDQPKQDLANFLRLMMMDADGLWQRKKQKPPLKVLAELMTEEEKALYLANTYNLKWKTTMKADDKERVIKKLWPRFSYDEMLGYCLRPEEAEVAPSTWAKINDYYGVEAHSLPEFVDAMSKKRFGHRLTVGDCFAGGGSVPFEAARIGCDVFASDLNPIAGLLTWADLHIAGAGDEEVAKLRQFQHKVYDAVDKQLKEWGIETNEAGDRANSYLYCTEITCPECGYRLPLAPSWIIGKGTKTAAILKDNGEDGFDIEIKSGLTSKELAEADKLATVRDTNVYCPHCRQTVPIAAVRHDTAEKSGLRLWEKKDFLPRHDDVFRERLYCVKYEHVELSSSGKESKYRYYVTPSQEDIAREAKVVELLAERFDEWQEKGYIPSGEIAEGEKTDEPIRVRGWKYWHQLFTPRQLLVHGLFMKNIDKLAIKEEEVVIGLLGMNKLADWNAKLCSWINAAVNENIGHTFYNQALNTFYNFGSKGLENNSSYWFYPINNKQVTGKSSVSLMDARISDNTADLWITDPPYADAVNYHELTEFFLAWDKNLLKKAFPDWYTDSKRVLAVRGRDESFNKSMIDIYRNLASHMPDDGMQIIMFTHQDVAVWADLAMVVWSAGLQVTAAWNIITETDASGLKNGNYVKGTVLLVLRKQQGTETAYLDELAPDIEDEVKEQIKSMQRLDDKEDPNFTDADYILAAYAAALKVLTSVRKIEDIDVEYELSHKRPKGEVSPIVQIIEEAKKIAYDQLIPRDFDNFLWRMLAPAERFYIKGLEAEQNGIYKISTYQELARGFGVIDYKDLLKDTKANSARLRTGGEWARRNMEGDGFGGSLLRQVLMALYIATKVSESTPQEGRAYLKTEVQDYWNRRDLMQEMFAFIATFRSIENMKAWHKEAAAAFVLKELIANDGV; encoded by the coding sequence ATGAAGCAGCAATCATTTATCGAAGCCCAGTTTCCTGTATCCAAGGTGAGCAAGGAGAGTTATAAAGAACGGAAAGCTAATTTGGGGCAGACATTGACAGGCTTAGGGAAGTGGTGGGGGCGGAAGCCGCTTGTTCTTGTGCGTGCGGCAATACTGGCGGCCCTTCTGCCTGCTACTGACCAGCCGAAGCAGGACTTGGCTAATTTTCTGAGATTGATGATGATGGATGCAGATGGCTTGTGGCAGAGAAAAAAGCAGAAGCCTCCCCTAAAGGTCTTGGCAGAGCTGATGACCGAGGAAGAGAAAGCTTTGTATCTGGCGAATACTTATAACCTGAAATGGAAAACTACCATGAAGGCCGATGATAAAGAGCGGGTTATAAAAAAATTGTGGCCTCGTTTTTCGTATGATGAAATGCTGGGGTATTGCCTACGTCCTGAAGAAGCTGAAGTGGCACCAAGTACCTGGGCGAAGATAAATGATTACTACGGAGTGGAGGCACATAGTCTGCCGGAGTTCGTAGATGCTATGAGCAAAAAACGCTTTGGGCATAGGCTGACGGTGGGAGACTGCTTTGCCGGGGGCGGTTCTGTGCCTTTTGAAGCAGCTAGGATTGGTTGTGATGTGTTTGCTTCTGACCTCAATCCTATTGCAGGGCTTTTGACTTGGGCAGATTTGCACATTGCAGGAGCCGGCGATGAAGAGGTAGCGAAACTGCGGCAGTTCCAGCATAAGGTTTATGATGCTGTGGATAAGCAGCTTAAAGAGTGGGGCATAGAAACCAACGAAGCGGGAGACAGGGCGAATTCTTATCTTTATTGTACTGAGATAACTTGCCCGGAATGTGGCTATCGTCTGCCCTTGGCACCCAGCTGGATTATTGGCAAGGGCACGAAGACAGCAGCTATTCTGAAGGATAATGGCGAAGATGGTTTTGATATTGAGATTAAGAGTGGCTTGACATCTAAGGAGTTAGCTGAAGCCGATAAGCTTGCTACGGTGAGAGACACGAATGTTTACTGCCCCCATTGCCGACAGACGGTGCCCATTGCGGCAGTCCGTCATGATACAGCTGAAAAATCTGGTCTGCGCTTGTGGGAGAAGAAGGATTTCTTGCCTCGGCATGATGATGTATTTAGGGAACGGCTATACTGTGTGAAGTATGAGCATGTGGAACTGTCTTCCAGTGGCAAGGAGAGCAAATATCGTTATTATGTAACGCCAAGCCAGGAGGATATTGCTAGAGAAGCAAAGGTCGTTGAACTGCTGGCTGAACGTTTCGATGAATGGCAGGAAAAGGGCTATATTCCCAGCGGAGAAATTGCGGAAGGTGAAAAGACAGATGAACCTATAAGAGTTCGTGGTTGGAAATATTGGCACCAGTTGTTTACGCCCAGGCAGTTGCTGGTTCATGGTTTGTTTATGAAAAATATTGACAAGCTGGCAATAAAAGAGGAAGAAGTAGTCATTGGTTTGTTGGGAATGAATAAACTAGCTGATTGGAATGCAAAATTATGTAGTTGGATAAATGCTGCTGTTAATGAAAATATAGGGCATACTTTCTATAATCAAGCATTGAATACATTTTATAATTTTGGTAGTAAAGGATTAGAAAATAATTCAAGCTATTGGTTCTATCCCATAAATAACAAACAGGTAACAGGGAAGAGTAGTGTATCATTGATGGATGCTAGGATTAGTGACAATACGGCTGATTTATGGATAACGGATCCTCCTTACGCTGATGCCGTCAACTATCACGAACTGACGGAATTTTTCCTAGCTTGGGATAAAAACTTGCTGAAAAAAGCTTTCCCTGATTGGTATACAGATTCCAAGCGTGTATTGGCTGTGAGGGGGAGGGATGAAAGCTTTAATAAGTCCATGATTGATATTTATCGCAACCTTGCCAGCCATATGCCAGACGATGGCATGCAGATTATTATGTTCACTCACCAGGACGTGGCTGTATGGGCAGATCTGGCCATGGTGGTCTGGTCTGCGGGCTTGCAGGTGACGGCGGCTTGGAATATCATAACGGAGACAGATGCCAGCGGGCTTAAGAACGGCAATTATGTGAAGGGCACAGTGCTGCTGGTGCTCCGCAAGCAGCAGGGCACGGAAACAGCCTATCTTGACGAACTGGCTCCAGATATTGAAGATGAGGTGAAGGAGCAGATTAAGAGCATGCAGAGGCTGGATGACAAAGAAGACCCCAATTTCACAGATGCAGACTATATTCTGGCTGCCTACGCTGCTGCTCTCAAGGTTCTTACCTCCGTAAGGAAAATCGAAGATATTGACGTGGAATATGAGCTTTCCCACAAACGTCCCAAGGGCGAGGTATCTCCCATTGTGCAGATTATCGAAGAAGCCAAGAAAATTGCCTATGACCAGCTGATTCCTCGTGACTTTGACAACTTCCTTTGGCGGATGCTTGCCCCGGCGGAGCGGTTCTATATCAAGGGCCTGGAGGCAGAGCAGAATGGCATTTACAAGATTTCTACCTATCAGGAGCTGGCCCGTGGCTTTGGGGTGATAGATTACAAGGACCTGCTGAAGGATACCAAGGCTAATTCTGCGCGTCTCCGTACAGGCGGTGAGTGGGCAAGGCGCAATATGGAAGGCGACGGTTTTGGTGGCAGTTTGCTGAGGCAAGTGCTCATGGCCCTTTATATTGCTACCAAGGTTAGCGAGAGCACGCCACAGGAAGGGCGAGCTTACCTCAAGACCGAAGTGCAGGATTATTGGAATCGCCGTGATCTGATGCAGGAAATGTTCGCCTTTATCGCCACTTTCCGTTCTATCGAGAATATGAAGGCCTGGCACAAGGAAGCCGCCGCAGCTTTTGTCTTGAAGGAGTTGATAGCAAATGACGGCGTGTAA
- a CDS encoding DUF3780 domain-containing protein, with amino-acid sequence MTKEKSIGFGFLPGESQHHFLALKKSKEDKVTIYERFRWQDGVAVQKIDIFSDKAKVEISLAKWEQVQETVKTEFNVRLQKKKRAAGKFLTRQTVFGELFGKELMVLIWAIEDCDPTNIPRAMQNWLGLQPEERWWLYTMTNAATGGIDDHRGWRKALRYALTENPINEPKQQSLFDYALRQEDEE; translated from the coding sequence ATGACTAAGGAGAAAAGCATAGGGTTTGGCTTCCTGCCAGGTGAGAGCCAGCACCATTTTCTTGCTTTGAAGAAGAGTAAAGAAGATAAGGTTACTATATATGAGCGTTTCCGCTGGCAGGATGGGGTGGCCGTGCAGAAGATAGACATATTCAGTGACAAGGCCAAGGTGGAGATTTCACTGGCGAAGTGGGAGCAGGTGCAGGAGACAGTCAAGACGGAATTCAATGTCAGGTTGCAGAAGAAAAAGCGTGCGGCAGGGAAGTTTTTGACCCGTCAGACAGTTTTTGGGGAGCTTTTCGGCAAGGAACTGATGGTGCTCATATGGGCTATCGAGGACTGCGACCCGACGAATATCCCTAGAGCCATGCAGAACTGGCTGGGCTTGCAGCCGGAGGAACGTTGGTGGCTCTACACTATGACCAATGCTGCCACGGGGGGGATTGATGACCACCGTGGCTGGCGCAAGGCGCTTCGCTATGCCTTGACGGAAAATCCCATCAACGAACCGAAGCAGCAGTCGCTGTTTGATTATGCTCTGCGACAGGAAGATGAAGAGTAA